A genomic stretch from Prochlorococcus marinus str. MIT 9312 includes:
- the scpB gene encoding SMC-Scp complex subunit ScpB: MDLVTRIEAVLYLKGRPITKKDLSEITNSDINSINDAIKDLKNKYSDQKSALELNEVNNSFCLELKSSLNDFVEDLLPSELKTSELRTLATIAIKKKILQSDLILLRGSGAYDHIKELLEKKFIVKRRQKDGRSYWLSLSEKFFQTFAVSNDYLSKIGTRNNKQQQ; encoded by the coding sequence ATAGATCTAGTTACCAGAATTGAAGCTGTCCTTTATTTGAAAGGCAGACCAATAACAAAAAAAGATCTTTCAGAAATTACTAATTCTGATATAAATTCAATAAATGATGCAATTAAAGATCTTAAAAATAAATACTCTGATCAAAAATCAGCACTTGAATTAAATGAAGTAAATAATAGTTTTTGTCTCGAACTCAAATCTAGTCTTAATGATTTTGTAGAGGACTTACTTCCTTCAGAGTTGAAAACATCAGAATTAAGGACATTAGCAACTATTGCTATCAAAAAAAAGATCTTGCAATCTGATCTTATACTTCTTAGAGGCTCAGGAGCTTATGATCATATTAAAGAATTATTAGAAAAGAAATTCATTGTAAAACGTAGGCAAAAAGATGGTAGATCATATTGGTTATCTTTATCAGAAAAGTTTTTTCAAACTTTTGCTGTGAGTAATGACTATCTCTCAAAAATAGGAACCCGCAATAATAAGCAGCAACAATAA
- the ilvA gene encoding threonine ammonia-lyase, biosynthetic, whose product MNDYFEKILQAEVYEVAKKTPLEKAHNLSNKLNNEVFLKREDLQDVFSFKIRGAFNKMSKLTKSQLAQGVITSSAGNHAQGVALSALKLNCQATILMPLTTPLVKINAVKNLKAKVILYGDNYDETYREAIRISKERNLCFIHPFDDPEVIAGQGTIAIELEQQLKDKPYAIYIAVGGGGLISGISLYIKKVWPEVKIIGVEPQDADAMSKSLEESKIVELASVGQFADGVAVKKVGNNTFDIGRKYIDKMIRVNTDEICAAIKDVFEDTRSILEPAGALSIAGMKKDILNSNHSNKNMVAIACGANMNFERLRFVAERAELGECKEVMMAVEIPECAGSLIDFCKLLKNRNLTEFSYRMSNSINAQIFVGVEVNGIVDKKILLDEFRNSQYKFIDLSEDELSKNHLRHMVGGRLPKNLKEINNRSFVELLYRFEFPEKPGALINFLNNMKSNWSISVFHYRNYGADVGKIVIGVLIDKSEITEWNNFVKFLGYKYWDETKNDTYKLFLGAPE is encoded by the coding sequence ATGAATGATTATTTTGAAAAAATACTTCAGGCTGAAGTCTATGAAGTAGCAAAAAAAACACCACTAGAAAAAGCACATAATTTAAGTAATAAGCTTAATAATGAAGTTTTCTTAAAAAGAGAAGATCTTCAAGATGTGTTTTCATTCAAAATAAGAGGGGCATTTAACAAAATGAGTAAGCTCACTAAATCGCAGCTTGCTCAAGGAGTAATTACATCAAGTGCTGGAAATCATGCTCAGGGGGTAGCACTAAGTGCTCTCAAGTTAAATTGCCAAGCAACCATATTAATGCCCCTTACAACGCCTCTAGTAAAAATTAATGCAGTAAAAAATCTAAAGGCAAAAGTTATATTATATGGAGATAATTATGATGAAACTTATAGAGAGGCAATAAGGATTAGCAAAGAAAGAAATTTATGTTTTATTCATCCTTTTGATGATCCTGAAGTAATAGCAGGACAAGGAACTATAGCTATTGAACTTGAACAACAATTAAAAGACAAACCTTATGCTATTTATATTGCTGTTGGTGGTGGCGGATTGATATCAGGAATATCCTTATACATTAAGAAAGTTTGGCCTGAAGTAAAAATAATTGGAGTAGAGCCTCAAGACGCAGATGCTATGTCAAAATCCTTAGAAGAATCAAAAATTGTTGAATTAGCTTCAGTAGGACAGTTTGCAGATGGAGTAGCCGTTAAAAAAGTTGGTAATAATACTTTTGATATTGGAAGAAAATATATAGATAAAATGATTAGGGTTAACACAGATGAAATATGTGCTGCAATCAAAGATGTTTTTGAAGACACTAGATCGATACTAGAGCCTGCAGGTGCATTATCAATTGCTGGAATGAAAAAAGATATTTTAAATTCGAATCATTCAAATAAAAACATGGTTGCTATTGCATGCGGTGCAAATATGAACTTTGAGAGGCTTAGATTTGTAGCAGAAAGAGCGGAACTTGGAGAATGCAAAGAGGTTATGATGGCAGTTGAAATTCCTGAATGTGCTGGTAGTTTAATAGATTTTTGTAAGTTGCTTAAAAATAGAAATTTAACTGAATTTAGCTATAGAATGTCCAACTCTATAAATGCACAGATCTTTGTAGGAGTTGAAGTTAATGGAATAGTTGATAAAAAAATTCTCTTGGATGAATTTAGGAATTCGCAGTACAAATTTATTGATTTAAGTGAGGATGAATTATCCAAAAATCATCTAAGACATATGGTAGGTGGACGATTACCAAAGAATCTCAAAGAAATTAATAATAGAAGTTTTGTTGAGTTGTTATATAGATTTGAATTTCCCGAAAAACCTGGAGCATTAATAAATTTCTTAAATAATATGAAATCTAATTGGTCAATAAGTGTATTTCATTATCGGAATTACGGTGCTGATGTAGGAAAAATTGTTATTGGAGTATTAATCGATAAAAGTGAAATTACGGAATGGAACAATTTTGTAAAATTTTTAGGTTACAAATACTGGGATGAAACTAAAAACGATACATATAAATTATTCCTTGGTGCACCAGAATAA
- the dxs gene encoding 1-deoxy-D-xylulose-5-phosphate synthase: MLLSELSHPNELHGLTVSQLEEIACQIRERHLQVVSTSGGHLGPGLGVVELTLALYQTLDLDSDRVVWDVGHQGYPHKLITGRFSQFDSLRQQNGVAGYLKRSESKFDHFGAGHASTSISAALGMAIARDRKGENHKCVAVIGDGALTGGMALEAINHAGHLPNTPLVVVLNDNDMSISPPVGALSSYLNKVRLSPPLQFLSDSVQESVKNIPLIGKDIPEELKNIKGSVRRLAVPKVGAVFEELGFTYMGPIDGHDIENLINTFNAAHRLKKPVLVHIVTTKGKGYPYAEADQVGYHAQSAFDLTTGKSIPSKKPKPVSYSKIFGQTLLKICEQDSKVIGITAAMATGTGLDILQKNIPEQYVDVGIAEQHAVTLAAGMSCDGLKPVVAIYSTFLQRAFDQLIHDVGIQNLPVSFVLDRAGIVGADGPTHQGQYDISYMRSIPNFVLMAPKDESELQRMLITSINHKGPTALRIPRGSGLGVAVMDEGWEPLNIGEAEILEEGNDILIIAYGSMVASAIETAEILKGMNINTCIVNARFVKPLDKNLIIPLASRIQKVVTMEEGTLIGGFGSAIVELFNDNEVNIPVYRIGIPDVLVDHASPDQSKEKLGLMPDQMADKIIQKFKLNN, from the coding sequence ATGCTTTTAAGTGAGTTAAGCCATCCGAATGAACTACATGGCTTAACAGTTTCACAATTAGAGGAAATTGCTTGTCAAATTAGAGAAAGACATCTCCAAGTAGTATCTACAAGTGGTGGACACCTTGGCCCTGGATTAGGTGTAGTCGAATTGACATTGGCTTTATATCAAACTCTAGATCTTGATAGCGACAGGGTTGTTTGGGATGTTGGTCATCAAGGTTATCCTCATAAATTAATAACAGGTCGTTTCAGTCAATTTGATTCACTTAGACAACAAAATGGAGTAGCAGGATATCTTAAAAGAAGTGAAAGTAAATTTGACCATTTTGGTGCAGGTCATGCAAGTACATCAATTTCAGCTGCTTTAGGAATGGCAATAGCAAGAGATAGAAAAGGTGAAAATCATAAATGTGTAGCAGTTATAGGAGATGGAGCATTAACTGGTGGAATGGCTTTAGAAGCTATAAATCATGCCGGACATTTACCTAATACTCCATTAGTTGTAGTTTTAAATGATAATGACATGTCAATATCGCCTCCAGTTGGAGCACTTTCTTCTTATTTAAATAAAGTTAGACTTAGTCCTCCATTACAATTTTTATCAGATAGTGTGCAGGAAAGTGTAAAAAATATTCCGTTAATTGGTAAGGATATTCCAGAAGAATTAAAAAATATTAAGGGCAGTGTGAGACGTTTAGCTGTTCCTAAGGTTGGAGCAGTTTTTGAAGAACTCGGATTTACATATATGGGCCCAATTGATGGTCATGATATTGAAAATTTAATTAATACATTTAATGCTGCGCATAGACTTAAAAAACCTGTTCTCGTTCATATTGTTACAACAAAGGGTAAGGGTTATCCTTATGCAGAAGCAGATCAAGTTGGATACCATGCTCAGTCTGCATTTGACCTGACGACAGGTAAATCTATCCCATCAAAAAAACCAAAGCCCGTAAGTTATAGCAAAATATTTGGTCAAACATTATTAAAAATATGTGAACAAGATAGCAAAGTTATTGGTATAACAGCAGCTATGGCTACTGGCACAGGATTAGATATATTGCAAAAGAATATTCCAGAGCAATACGTTGATGTAGGCATAGCTGAGCAGCATGCAGTTACTCTTGCCGCAGGAATGTCGTGCGATGGTCTTAAACCTGTTGTTGCTATTTATAGCACTTTCCTGCAACGTGCTTTTGATCAATTAATTCATGATGTAGGGATACAAAATTTACCTGTATCTTTTGTACTTGATAGAGCTGGAATTGTTGGAGCTGACGGCCCTACTCACCAAGGGCAATACGATATTAGTTATATGAGATCCATACCAAATTTTGTCTTAATGGCCCCAAAAGATGAGTCTGAATTGCAGAGAATGTTAATAACATCAATTAACCATAAGGGACCTACAGCATTAAGAATACCTAGAGGTTCTGGATTAGGTGTTGCTGTAATGGATGAAGGTTGGGAACCATTGAATATAGGTGAGGCTGAAATACTAGAAGAGGGAAATGATATTTTAATTATTGCTTATGGATCAATGGTCGCTTCAGCTATTGAAACAGCAGAGATATTAAAAGGTATGAACATTAATACTTGTATTGTAAATGCAAGATTTGTTAAACCTCTCGATAAAAATCTTATTATTCCTTTGGCAAGTAGGATTCAAAAAGTGGTAACGATGGAAGAAGGAACCTTAATAGGTGGTTTTGGTTCAGCTATCGTTGAATTATTTAACGATAATGAAGTAAATATTCCTGTATATAGAATAGGTATACCTGATGTTTTAGTTGATCATGCATCACCTGATCAGAGTAAAGAAAAATTAGGTCTTATGCCTGATCAGATGGCAGATAAAATAATTCAGAAATTTAAATTAAATAATTAA
- the psaK gene encoding photosystem I reaction center subunit PsaK — protein MLTTLFAAADPATFSWSPKCAMIMITCNGIAYAIARANIQKPNEGFEIPNSTFYGGLSHASVVGANCLGHIFGIGAILGLASRGVL, from the coding sequence ATGCTTACTACATTATTTGCAGCTGCAGATCCAGCAACATTTTCTTGGTCTCCAAAATGCGCCATGATAATGATTACATGTAATGGTATTGCTTATGCAATAGCTAGAGCAAATATTCAAAAACCTAATGAAGGTTTTGAAATACCTAATTCAACATTCTATGGTGGTTTAAGTCACGCATCTGTTGTTGGAGCTAATTGCCTAGGTCACATATTCGGAATAGGTGCCATCCTTGGATTAGCATCACGTGGTGTTTTATAG
- a CDS encoding DUF3593 domain-containing protein: MNDFFLRILEKLSNYDNTVLFSASIFPYLIFLFYLYKIKSVNILVKTGFSLTVLFVLITIVLSIFSLTYYNKTLVEVDFLHGSAEFFLTLSDFVILFGFIKMLNTLEVNNS; encoded by the coding sequence ATGAATGATTTTTTTTTAAGGATTTTAGAAAAATTATCTAATTATGATAATACAGTATTATTTTCTGCTTCAATTTTTCCATATTTAATCTTTTTGTTTTACTTATACAAGATCAAATCTGTCAATATATTAGTAAAAACAGGCTTTTCCTTGACAGTGTTATTTGTATTAATAACTATAGTTTTGTCTATTTTTTCATTAACTTATTACAATAAAACCCTTGTAGAAGTTGACTTTCTACATGGTTCGGCTGAGTTTTTCTTGACCTTAAGCGATTTTGTAATATTATTTGGATTCATAAAGATGTTAAATACTTTAGAAGTAAACAACTCTTAA
- a CDS encoding DUF2499 domain-containing protein — translation MHELSFGTWLIHISSVIEWIYAIFIIKKISNFEKYTTFFWLSLAMIPNFISAMCAITWHIYDNQQALYGLVTLQGIMTFIGNSTLALATIVIYKKSLTYE, via the coding sequence TTGCACGAACTATCATTTGGAACTTGGTTAATACATATCTCATCAGTAATTGAATGGATTTATGCAATATTTATAATTAAAAAAATTAGTAATTTTGAAAAATATACAACTTTTTTTTGGTTAAGCTTAGCTATGATTCCTAATTTTATTAGTGCAATGTGTGCAATTACCTGGCACATTTATGATAATCAACAAGCATTGTATGGTTTAGTAACTCTTCAAGGTATCATGACTTTTATAGGTAACTCAACATTAGCGCTAGCAACTATTGTTATATACAAAAAATCTTTGACTTATGAATGA
- a CDS encoding peroxiredoxin, producing MRTLVVSILISFFLLINCNSTLAFDFAPEVGDSAPNFQLEGFNKNIKSKKIWELSDFQGKWLVIYFYPKDFTAGCTLEAKGFSELKKDFSKYNAEIIGISADKKDSHESFCSEKSITYTLLSDPEGIISDKYGSWIPPYSDRNTFLISPEGTISYRWISVLPINHAKEVLNVLKKKI from the coding sequence ATGAGAACTCTAGTTGTAAGTATATTAATATCATTTTTTCTTTTAATTAATTGTAATTCAACATTAGCTTTTGACTTTGCTCCTGAAGTTGGGGATTCGGCTCCAAACTTTCAGTTAGAAGGTTTTAATAAAAACATAAAATCAAAAAAAATTTGGGAATTAAGTGATTTTCAAGGTAAATGGCTTGTTATATATTTTTATCCAAAGGATTTTACAGCAGGTTGTACTCTTGAAGCTAAAGGTTTTTCAGAATTAAAAAAAGATTTTTCAAAATACAATGCCGAAATTATTGGTATTAGTGCTGATAAAAAAGATTCTCATGAAAGTTTCTGTAGCGAAAAATCAATAACCTACACTTTATTATCTGATCCTGAAGGAATTATTAGCGATAAATATGGTTCGTGGATTCCACCATATTCAGATAGAAATACTTTTTTGATTTCTCCAGAAGGGACAATTTCTTATAGATGGATAAGTGTTTTACCTATAAATCATGCTAAGGAAGTACTTAACGTACTAAAGAAAAAAATATAA
- the rpmB gene encoding 50S ribosomal protein L28, translating into MSRVCELTGAKANNGMAVSHSHIRTKKLQQVNLQKRRLWWEEGKKWVNIKISTKALKSVQKVGLDKFAKSNGVDLKKF; encoded by the coding sequence ATGTCAAGGGTTTGCGAACTAACTGGGGCAAAAGCCAATAACGGAATGGCCGTCAGCCACTCACATATTCGAACAAAAAAATTACAACAAGTCAATCTTCAAAAAAGAAGACTTTGGTGGGAAGAAGGAAAGAAATGGGTGAATATAAAAATTAGTACCAAAGCGCTAAAATCTGTACAAAAAGTAGGTTTAGATAAATTTGCCAAATCAAATGGAGTTGATTTAAAAAAATTCTAA
- the htpG gene encoding molecular chaperone HtpG yields the protein MEKGEIRINTENIFPIIKKAVYSDHEIFLRELVSNGVDAISKRRMASMAGDCENTEEAQVKISIDRENNTLTISDNGIGMNDEEIKKYINQVAFSSAEEFLTKYKKNNDEFIGHFGLGFYSSFMVANRVDILTKSAIGESKAFKWSCDGSPNFTLEESERETIGTDVILHLLEEEKEFIEPERIKSLIKKYCDFMQIDVLLEGEAINKKNPPWRKQPSELKDQDYIELYKYLYPFQGDPLLWIHLNTDYPYDIQGILYFPKLSGRADWEKGEIKLFCNQVFVSDSIKEIVPKYLLPLRGVIDSTDIPLNVSRSALQTDRKVRSISSFISKKIANKLKDLIKKSPEFYAEIWDSISAFIKIGAIEDEKFADLVDNSIIFETIINPEKDLKKDIENKSLIKSNDKYFTTLANYKERNKITDSKKIIYCSDLIAQSSALNICLSDSKEVIKSDPLIDAQFLPWLESKNEDYQFQRVDSEINELEDTESKEIVDKDGKSNTENLRDTIVKALNNEKVTVKVQSLPSKGAPPAMILLPEQMRRINDMGAYMEQKMPGLPEYHVLLINKEHPLIVGLNKITGNKIIIDEKDTIENPLASKIANQVYDMAKLSVGGLDQEQIINLQNNNAELISELLNSTI from the coding sequence ATGGAAAAAGGCGAAATTCGTATTAATACTGAAAATATTTTCCCAATTATTAAGAAGGCAGTATATTCTGACCATGAAATCTTTTTAAGAGAACTTGTTAGTAATGGTGTTGACGCAATAAGTAAACGAAGAATGGCCTCTATGGCAGGCGACTGCGAAAATACTGAAGAAGCTCAAGTAAAAATATCTATTGACCGTGAAAATAATACCCTAACAATTTCTGATAATGGAATTGGAATGAATGATGAAGAAATTAAGAAGTACATAAACCAAGTAGCATTCTCGAGCGCAGAAGAATTCCTAACAAAATACAAAAAAAATAATGATGAATTTATTGGTCATTTTGGACTTGGTTTTTATTCAAGTTTCATGGTGGCAAATAGAGTTGATATATTAACTAAATCAGCAATTGGAGAATCAAAAGCTTTCAAATGGTCTTGTGATGGATCACCAAATTTCACGTTAGAGGAGTCGGAAAGAGAAACAATTGGTACAGATGTGATACTTCACCTACTTGAAGAAGAAAAAGAGTTTATTGAGCCTGAAAGGATTAAATCATTAATAAAAAAATATTGTGATTTTATGCAAATAGATGTCTTATTGGAAGGTGAGGCAATTAATAAGAAAAATCCTCCTTGGAGAAAACAACCTAGTGAATTAAAAGATCAAGATTATATTGAGTTATATAAATACCTTTATCCTTTTCAGGGAGATCCACTGTTATGGATTCATCTAAATACAGATTATCCATATGACATTCAAGGGATATTGTATTTTCCTAAGTTGTCTGGAAGAGCTGATTGGGAAAAGGGAGAAATTAAACTATTTTGTAATCAAGTATTCGTAAGCGATTCAATAAAAGAGATAGTACCAAAATACCTTTTGCCTCTAAGAGGAGTAATTGACTCTACAGATATCCCCCTAAATGTCAGTAGAAGCGCATTACAAACAGATAGAAAAGTAAGATCTATATCATCATTTATTTCAAAAAAAATCGCTAATAAACTGAAGGATTTGATAAAAAAATCACCAGAATTTTATGCAGAAATTTGGGATTCCATTTCTGCTTTTATTAAAATTGGCGCTATCGAAGATGAAAAATTTGCTGATTTAGTAGATAACAGCATAATTTTCGAAACAATCATAAATCCAGAGAAAGACTTAAAAAAAGATATCGAAAATAAATCACTTATCAAATCAAATGATAAATATTTTACAACTCTCGCAAATTATAAAGAACGTAATAAGATAACTGATTCTAAAAAAATAATTTACTGTTCAGATTTGATTGCTCAGTCAAGCGCATTAAATATCTGTTTATCTGATAGCAAAGAAGTTATTAAATCAGATCCCTTAATTGATGCACAATTCCTTCCTTGGTTAGAAAGTAAAAACGAAGATTATCAATTCCAAAGAGTTGATTCAGAAATCAATGAACTAGAAGATACGGAATCTAAAGAAATTGTAGATAAGGATGGCAAATCAAATACAGAAAATCTTAGAGATACAATTGTAAAAGCACTTAACAATGAGAAAGTAACAGTTAAAGTGCAATCACTTCCAAGTAAAGGTGCTCCACCTGCAATGATCTTGCTTCCAGAACAAATGAGAAGAATTAACGATATGGGTGCTTACATGGAACAAAAGATGCCTGGCTTACCTGAATATCATGTGCTCTTAATTAACAAAGAACATCCACTTATTGTTGGCCTTAATAAAATTACAGGCAATAAAATAATTATTGATGAAAAAGATACTATTGAAAATCCATTGGCATCTAAAATTGCTAATCAAGTTTACGATATGGCTAAACTTTCCGTTGGTGGATTAGATCAAGAACAGATTATTAATTTACAAAATAATAATGCCGAATTAATTTCAGAATTGCTTAATTCAACGATTTAA
- a CDS encoding ATP phosphoribosyltransferase regulatory subunit, with translation MTDIKEIKLVDVRNNSNIINNLNNIYKLWGYEEVSPSFINTLETIKGRGVIEENEIVGIVSNNSLCLRPEMTTSIVKLSSTRLINKKRPIRLFTNGIVFDKKQNNKNLFKLQEKLHSGIELIGYDTKYPEIEVINILFDAIDNINLKDDCNLSLLVSTTKIMDLILNKYKNNNFEEIKKSLVNLDQDKLSKLGIEEDDKYILKDLLFTRGEPIAILKKLKSIYGSSKTLDDLNFLFEILSKISNKYGVKLQLDPTFQPHLNLYEGIVFQLIGDSGNNKNVIAKGGRYDELVRFFSPNEKILNGIGFTISIDILRNLIKEEKTDKKKILLMFKDSNLLEKGMNKQKELQKRGNIAVLHLNPCDDFAKATLIMKENNCSEILWVK, from the coding sequence ATGACTGATATAAAAGAAATTAAATTAGTAGATGTAAGGAATAACTCCAATATTATAAATAATTTAAATAATATTTATAAACTATGGGGTTATGAAGAAGTCTCACCTTCTTTTATAAACACTTTAGAGACGATAAAGGGTCGAGGTGTTATCGAAGAAAATGAAATTGTTGGAATAGTAAGTAATAATTCATTATGTCTTAGACCAGAAATGACAACATCTATTGTCAAATTGTCATCTACTAGATTAATAAATAAGAAAAGACCTATAAGATTATTTACTAATGGAATAGTCTTTGATAAAAAACAAAATAATAAAAATTTATTTAAGTTGCAAGAAAAACTGCATAGTGGAATTGAATTAATTGGATATGATACAAAATACCCAGAAATTGAAGTTATTAATATATTGTTTGATGCAATAGATAATATTAATTTGAAGGATGATTGTAATTTAAGTCTATTAGTTAGTACCACAAAAATTATGGACTTGATATTGAATAAATATAAAAATAATAATTTTGAAGAAATTAAGAAAAGTCTAGTTAACCTTGATCAAGATAAATTATCTAAATTAGGAATTGAGGAAGATGATAAATATATTCTTAAAGATTTATTATTCACAAGAGGTGAACCAATTGCAATATTAAAAAAATTGAAAAGTATATATGGCAGTAGTAAAACATTAGATGACCTAAATTTTTTATTTGAAATATTATCAAAAATATCAAATAAATATGGTGTTAAATTACAACTTGATCCTACTTTTCAACCTCACTTGAATTTATACGAAGGAATAGTTTTTCAACTTATAGGGGATAGTGGTAATAATAAAAACGTGATCGCAAAAGGTGGAAGATATGATGAACTTGTAAGATTCTTTAGTCCTAATGAGAAAATCCTAAATGGAATTGGATTTACTATTTCAATAGATATTTTAAGAAATTTAATTAAGGAAGAAAAGACAGATAAGAAAAAAATTTTATTAATGTTTAAAGATTCTAATTTGCTAGAAAAAGGTATGAATAAGCAAAAAGAACTACAGAAAAGAGGAAATATTGCTGTCTTACATTTAAATCCATGTGATGACTTTGCTAAAGCCACTTTAATAATGAAAGAAAATAATTGTAGTGAGATTTTATGGGTTAAATAA
- a CDS encoding inositol monophosphatase family protein: MFKLSEIEELTNHISLSKLYEIAKNSAQIGNEILKINYNKIQQISSKGRKGDLVTNVDLEVENKIKEYLIEKTPNISINAEESGKLNKSSDLTWCIDPLDGTTNYSHGYPFFGTSIGLVYKNKPIIGAISVPYLNELYSACIGIGSFCNDTKIKVSSPRNLSESLLVTGFSYDRFETENNNYAEFCYLTHKTRGVRRGGAAAVDLAFVAAGKVDGYWERGLEVWDLAAGAIIVKEAGGIISNYPSGEFNLSSGRILACSPRLEDELKNELDNVSPFNKNLYT; this comes from the coding sequence ATGTTTAAACTAAGCGAAATAGAAGAACTCACAAATCATATAAGCTTATCTAAGTTGTATGAAATAGCCAAAAATTCTGCTCAAATTGGGAATGAAATTCTTAAAATAAATTACAATAAAATTCAACAAATATCATCTAAAGGTAGGAAAGGTGATCTTGTAACCAATGTAGATTTGGAAGTTGAAAATAAAATAAAAGAATATTTAATAGAAAAAACACCCAATATATCTATCAATGCTGAGGAATCTGGGAAATTAAATAAATCTTCTGATTTAACATGGTGCATAGACCCATTAGACGGTACAACAAATTATTCCCATGGGTATCCTTTTTTTGGAACTTCTATTGGTCTTGTATATAAAAATAAGCCAATTATAGGAGCTATATCAGTCCCATATTTAAATGAACTATATTCAGCATGTATAGGTATAGGATCGTTCTGCAATGATACTAAAATTAAAGTATCGAGTCCTCGTAACCTTTCTGAAAGTTTACTAGTGACTGGTTTTTCTTATGACAGGTTTGAGACAGAAAATAATAATTATGCTGAATTTTGTTACTTAACACATAAAACTAGAGGAGTTAGAAGAGGTGGAGCGGCAGCAGTTGACTTAGCATTTGTTGCTGCAGGAAAGGTAGACGGATACTGGGAAAGGGGGTTAGAGGTATGGGACCTAGCTGCCGGTGCTATTATTGTTAAAGAGGCAGGTGGAATTATTTCGAATTATCCATCTGGCGAATTTAATTTAAGTTCTGGAAGAATTCTTGCATGCTCACCCCGCCTTGAGGATGAATTAAAAAATGAACTAGATAATGTTTCTCCATTTAATAAAAATCTTTATACCTAA
- a CDS encoding 2Fe-2S iron-sulfur cluster-binding protein, translated as MNKTFTVTIKNKETGKLYKEQVNCDEYILKEFEKKGFRLPFSCRNGCCTSCAVKIISGTLQQPEAMGVSQALKDKGYALLCVAKATTDLELETTYEDEVYDLQFGQYFGRGNTRVAPPWEFEED; from the coding sequence TTGAATAAGACTTTTACAGTCACGATAAAAAATAAAGAAACCGGAAAGTTATACAAAGAACAGGTAAATTGTGATGAGTATATTCTTAAGGAATTTGAAAAGAAAGGGTTTAGGCTTCCTTTTTCATGTAGAAATGGTTGCTGTACAAGTTGTGCAGTTAAAATAATATCTGGTACGTTGCAACAACCTGAAGCCATGGGGGTATCTCAAGCCTTAAAAGACAAAGGTTATGCACTGCTTTGCGTTGCTAAAGCTACTACAGATCTGGAGTTAGAAACAACTTACGAAGATGAAGTTTATGATTTGCAATTTGGACAATATTTTGGGAGAGGAAATACAAGAGTTGCACCACCATGGGAATTTGAGGAAGATTAA